In Kwoniella dejecticola CBS 10117 chromosome 7, complete sequence, the genomic stretch AGAACATGGTAGACGCTTTGGGTGTCACGGGAGTTGAAGGTAAGTCATCGAACACTTGCACGACGCTTACGTTGTTCAGGTGTCTACCGTAAAGCTGCCGAAATAACAATGTCGATATTGAGGACCAACTGTGACTCCCTGATGAGCGTTTTGGAAGCTTTTGTACATGATCCTTTGATCGAGTGGATGAAGAGCGTGAGTAAGACAGTAATCAGTACCGAGCTAATGGTGTGTAGGGTCGAAGTAAATCCGACCGAGACATCAAAGCATCAGCAGATAGGAACCTCAAGCCCATTAGAGCAAAATTGCGAGGCGTCATGAAAGAAGGGACTGTCGGCTCGGTTCCAAGTCAAGTGGAAGCGCTCATTAAAGAAGCGACCAGTCCAGCGAACCTCGTAAGTGGAACCCCCAGCCGACATTCTTGTTTCCCTACATCTTCTGCTGCCCCTCGTCTTGCCCGACTGACTCTTTCTGTCCACACAGGCTGCGATGTACATCGGTTGGGCTCCGTGGTTGTAAAATCTGTAGCTGTATATGTCGTAGCGTGATACATGCATCCCAATCATATGACTCAttccatcaaatcaagaaatctAGAACTTGAGCTCGTGGAATCGGTCACCCTTGGAGAGACCCCAAGATGCCTTGAGGTATTTGGCCAGGTTGTCGACCTTCTTGATGGAAGCGATTAAAGCAGCATCAACGGCCTAACGAGTGACAAGTAAATCAGCATGATTACATTGACTGCATGTGTATAGGTGGGTTACGCACCTTTTGCtccgacttcttctcctctgggaaagccttcttctccttaCCCTCACCGAAGAATTCTCCCTCCTTGGAACCCTTAGCAGCTTTGGACTTGGCGAAGTAGGCGTCGTTAACGGTCTCTGGGATGGAGACACCGGCGATGTCGACTTTGGTGGAAGTAGCGATGACGTAGGCTTGGCTCACTCGTCGAAGAGGTACACCGTTGATCCTGACATACGAGGGTATCTGATTAGCAACGGCGGACCGACGAGGATCGTACTTGATTACTCACTTGAAAGGACCAGAGACTAAGAGAAGACCAGAGTCGAGCTGCTTAAGGAAGACAACTCGCTTGCCAGCGAATCGACCGgcaaggaggatcaagacgGTACCAGGGGTGATAGAAGCTCGAAGAGCGGGTTTTCCAACGGTCTTTCGGGAGACCTTTGGCTTCTTGACATCCTCGGCTGGGTAGTATTTGGAAGCTTTGTTGGTGGGAACCAATCGCTTCTCTCCGTTTCCTTTACCACCAACGGTCTTCTCGGTGTGGGCAGGAGCCTCAGCCTTAGCAGGAGCGGCAGAGGTCTTCTTTCCTATAAATCCAAACAGCAAATGTCAGAAGACATACACGTTGATTTCTCCTTTCCAGATCGTCCGTTCTCAATCCCCCTTTCCATGTCCTTCTCTCTATGCACTACATATAGCGCACCACTATTGTTTCCTCATCCTTCTATCACAAACACATTCACCCGCTTCATGCGTAATTTCCACTTTCCATCCATTCAGACCGTGTCCTGTGCTGCCTTT encodes the following:
- a CDS encoding 60S ribosomal protein eL6, whose protein sequence is MARSKEIAPNVGRLSRSQVAAKRGLHKGKKTSAAPAKAEAPAHTEKTVGGKGNGEKRLVPTNKASKYYPAEDVKKPKVSRKTVGKPALRASITPGTVLILLAGRFAGKRVVFLKQLDSGLLLVSGPFKINGVPLRRVSQAYVIATSTKVDIAGVSIPETVNDAYFAKSKAAKGSKEGEFFGEGKEKKAFPEEKKSEQKAVDAALIASIKKVDNLAKYLKASWGLSKGDRFHELKF